A region of Streptomyces sp. R44 DNA encodes the following proteins:
- the drmB gene encoding DrmB family protein, whose protein sequence is MTPPPARRRRTGTDGRAPAHNLLRRGAVRRSQMITTYGVGSLIAVDHESFVVSGLDGADTHWNSDESPKIHERRLARLLGVQHFRLPPASDEASKDGVRVRRFPLMQSCPECNELRRHRDFNPPPGRSICGTCEADLVPSRFVIACEGGHLDEFPYWHWVHRTSGSGSITAGQCGGTLKLRTSGRSSSLRSIVVSCTCGVPEVSMEGSFRRNALKDLGLRCRGTRPWLGTSVPAESCGFTARTLQRGSSAVWQPVLKSALSIPPWSDGRADPLAEHWEQLRDLNGREEVEMCLKFVFKDEIPVPVDEVMALLDAEREEDPDGEETPAFDHRYRALRHKEYERLRAGNDEREHSRDEQFVCETPLGDPADLHPLGVTGPMLVKKLREVRALKAFTRLADLDATTEGREAALSTSELTWLPAMEVRGEGVFARLDDTRLDEWERSTAVAARVERMRTAHERLIQQRAADPTRVPASPATPRMVLLHTLAHVLINEWSLDAGYPAAALRERLYADGDMSGMLIYTATSDSAGSLGGLVAQGEPDRLAHTIRAAVRRAEWCSSDPLCVESEASGTGGTNLAACHACVMLPETSCEHNNLLLDRALLVGTPEEPQIGFFAHLQT, encoded by the coding sequence ATGACCCCTCCCCCCGCACGCCGTCGCCGCACCGGCACGGACGGTCGCGCTCCCGCCCACAACCTGCTCCGCCGAGGCGCGGTCCGCCGCTCCCAGATGATCACGACGTACGGAGTCGGATCGCTGATCGCCGTCGACCACGAGTCATTCGTCGTCTCCGGCCTGGACGGAGCCGACACCCACTGGAACTCCGACGAATCTCCCAAGATCCACGAGCGCCGGCTCGCCCGCCTCCTCGGCGTCCAGCACTTCCGGCTGCCTCCGGCGTCCGACGAGGCCAGCAAGGACGGGGTCCGGGTGCGCCGCTTCCCCCTGATGCAGTCCTGCCCCGAATGCAATGAACTGCGTCGACACCGCGATTTCAACCCGCCCCCCGGCAGAAGCATCTGCGGCACGTGCGAAGCCGACCTGGTCCCCTCCCGCTTCGTGATCGCCTGCGAGGGCGGACACCTCGACGAGTTCCCCTACTGGCACTGGGTCCACCGCACCTCCGGTTCCGGGTCGATCACGGCCGGCCAGTGCGGAGGAACCCTCAAGCTGCGCACCTCGGGGCGCAGCTCCTCCCTCCGGTCCATCGTCGTCTCGTGCACCTGTGGTGTCCCGGAGGTCTCGATGGAGGGCTCCTTCCGCAGGAACGCCCTGAAGGACCTCGGACTGCGCTGCCGCGGCACCCGTCCGTGGCTCGGTACGTCCGTACCCGCGGAGTCCTGCGGCTTCACCGCCCGCACCCTCCAGCGAGGTTCGTCCGCAGTGTGGCAACCGGTGCTGAAGTCGGCGCTCTCCATCCCGCCCTGGAGCGACGGCCGTGCCGACCCGCTCGCCGAGCATTGGGAGCAGCTCCGCGATCTCAACGGACGCGAAGAGGTGGAGATGTGCCTCAAGTTCGTCTTCAAGGACGAGATCCCGGTGCCTGTCGACGAGGTCATGGCACTCCTGGACGCCGAACGGGAGGAGGATCCCGACGGCGAGGAGACGCCTGCTTTCGACCACCGGTACCGCGCCCTGCGCCACAAGGAGTACGAGCGCCTCCGCGCCGGCAACGACGAACGCGAGCATTCCCGCGACGAGCAGTTCGTCTGCGAGACCCCGCTCGGGGATCCGGCCGACCTGCATCCTCTCGGGGTCACCGGACCCATGCTGGTGAAGAAGCTTCGTGAGGTCCGCGCTCTCAAGGCGTTCACCCGACTCGCCGACCTCGACGCGACGACCGAGGGGAGGGAAGCCGCGCTCTCGACGTCCGAACTGACCTGGCTGCCCGCCATGGAGGTCCGTGGCGAAGGCGTTTTCGCCCGATTGGACGACACCCGCCTCGACGAGTGGGAGCGCTCGACCGCCGTGGCAGCACGCGTCGAGCGCATGCGGACCGCGCACGAGAGGCTCATCCAGCAACGCGCGGCCGACCCGACCCGGGTCCCGGCCTCTCCTGCCACCCCTCGAATGGTGCTGCTCCACACCCTGGCCCATGTGCTCATCAACGAATGGAGCCTCGACGCCGGCTACCCTGCCGCCGCACTTCGCGAGCGTCTCTACGCCGACGGCGACATGTCGGGCATGCTCATCTACACGGCCACCAGCGACTCGGCGGGCAGCCTCGGGGGGCTCGTCGCCCAGGGCGAACCGGACCGGCTCGCCCACACGATCCGCGCCGCCGTACGCCGTGCGGAGTGGTGCTCCTCCGATCCGCTGTGCGTCGAGTCCGAGGCATCGGGCACAGGCGGCACGAACCTCGCCGCCTGCCACGCCTGTGTGATGCTCCCGGAGACGAGCTGTGAGCACAACAACCTGCTCCTGGACCGCGCACTGCTCGTGGGGACCCCGGAGGAACCACAGATCGGCTTCTTCGCACACCTGCAGACCTGA
- a CDS encoding ABC transporter permease: MVAAMWIRSTMTYRSSFALTLLTSFCVTFFDFVVILLMFGQVRGLGGFSFAEVALLYGTAGTSFGIADLTMGSLQRMGKRVRDGSLDTFLMRPAPLLAQVAADKFALRRFGRVAQGLLVLVWSLLLLDVDWTPLKVVLLPVTVACGAVIFGAVMVVGASTLFWIQDAAEVTNSFTYGGNTLLQYPPTIFTQELVRGVVYVVPLAFVSWLPALYVLGRPAPAGVPDWAAFVSPLVAAVSCGVAGLAWRAGIRSYRSTGS, encoded by the coding sequence ATGGTGGCGGCCATGTGGATCCGCTCCACGATGACGTACCGCTCCTCCTTCGCCCTGACCCTCCTCACGAGCTTCTGCGTCACGTTCTTCGACTTCGTCGTGATCCTCCTGATGTTCGGTCAGGTGCGGGGGCTGGGCGGCTTCTCGTTCGCGGAGGTCGCCCTGCTGTACGGGACGGCGGGGACGTCGTTCGGGATCGCGGACCTGACGATGGGCTCGCTGCAGCGGATGGGGAAGCGGGTGAGGGACGGCTCGCTCGACACGTTCCTGATGCGTCCGGCGCCGCTGCTCGCGCAGGTCGCGGCGGACAAGTTCGCGCTGCGGAGGTTCGGGCGGGTCGCGCAGGGCCTTCTCGTCCTCGTCTGGAGCCTGCTCCTCCTCGACGTGGACTGGACGCCGCTGAAGGTGGTGCTGCTGCCGGTGACGGTGGCGTGCGGGGCGGTGATCTTCGGTGCGGTGATGGTGGTGGGCGCGTCGACGCTCTTCTGGATCCAGGACGCCGCCGAGGTCACGAACTCCTTCACGTACGGCGGGAACACGCTCCTCCAGTACCCGCCGACGATCTTCACGCAGGAGCTGGTGCGGGGGGTCGTGTACGTCGTACCGCTGGCGTTCGTGAGCTGGCTGCCCGCGCTGTACGTGCTCGGCCGGCCGGCTCCGGCGGGGGTGCCGGACTGGGCGGCGTTCGTGTCGCCGCTGGTGGCGGCGGTGAGCTGCGGGGTGGCGGGGCTCGCGTGGCGCGCGGGAATCCGCTCGTACAGATCGACAGGAAGCTGA
- a CDS encoding ABC transporter permease, giving the protein MRLYLTVAAGGFRRFATYRVATAAGVFTNSVFGFVLSATYIALWDERPRLGGYSMDDALAYVWIGQALITVCGLMGGGFEDELIERIRTGDIAVDLYRPADLQAWWFSANAGRSAFQLLGRGVAPMAVGALVFGFTLPSGPGAWLAFLVAVALGSVVGFAIWYLVAMSAFWLLDGQGVVQVAWLGGLFFSGMLLPLNVFPGALGELARMLPWASLLQVPADVYLGKYEGWELAGAYGFQGCWALVLLGAGRAAQAAATRKVVVQGG; this is encoded by the coding sequence CTGCGGCTGTACCTGACGGTGGCCGCGGGCGGCTTCCGGCGCTTCGCCACCTACCGCGTGGCCACGGCCGCGGGCGTCTTCACCAACAGCGTCTTCGGCTTCGTCCTCTCCGCCACCTACATCGCCCTGTGGGACGAACGACCGCGGCTCGGCGGCTACTCCATGGACGACGCCCTCGCCTACGTGTGGATCGGGCAGGCGCTGATCACGGTCTGCGGCCTGATGGGCGGCGGCTTCGAGGACGAGCTGATCGAGCGGATCAGGACCGGCGACATCGCCGTCGACCTCTACCGCCCCGCCGACCTCCAGGCCTGGTGGTTCTCGGCCAACGCCGGCCGCTCCGCCTTCCAGCTGCTCGGCCGCGGGGTCGCCCCGATGGCCGTCGGCGCGCTGGTCTTCGGCTTCACCCTGCCGTCGGGGCCGGGCGCGTGGCTCGCGTTCCTGGTGGCGGTGGCGCTGGGCTCGGTGGTGGGCTTCGCGATCTGGTACCTGGTGGCGATGAGCGCGTTCTGGCTGCTCGACGGCCAGGGGGTGGTGCAGGTGGCGTGGCTGGGCGGCCTGTTCTTCTCGGGGATGCTGCTCCCGCTGAACGTCTTCCCGGGCGCCCTGGGCGAGCTCGCGCGGATGCTGCCGTGGGCGTCGCTGCTCCAGGTGCCGGCCGATGTGTACCTGGGGAAGTACGAGGGCTGGGAGCTGGCGGGGGCGTACGGCTTCCAGGGCTGCTGGGCGCTGGTCCTGCTGGGGGCGGGGAGGGCGGCGCAGGCGGCGGCGACGCGGAAGGTGGTGGTGCAGGGTGGATAG
- a CDS encoding ATP-binding cassette domain-containing protein, translating to MPFIELDALEKTFTVRRKAGLLRREKREVRAVDGISFGVERGEMVGYIGPNGAGKSTTIKMLTGILTPSGGRLRVAGIDPARERTRLAQRIGVVFGQRTTLWWDLPLKDSYRLMHRMYRIPDARYEENLARCVDLLDLGDLLDVPVRQLSLGQRMRGDIAAALLHDPEVLYLDEPTIGLDVVSKARVREFLRELNATRGTTVLLTTHDLTDIEQLCSRVMVIDHGRLMYDGELAGLHAVGESERLLVVDLERELPPITDVPGARFVRSEGPRQWLAFGATESAAPLVAAVAARYPLLDLSVREPDIEAVIAKMYGGTRDERRESLK from the coding sequence ATGCCCTTCATCGAACTCGACGCGCTGGAGAAGACCTTCACGGTCCGCCGGAAGGCGGGCCTGCTCCGCCGCGAGAAGCGGGAGGTCCGGGCGGTCGACGGCATCAGCTTCGGCGTGGAACGCGGGGAGATGGTCGGCTACATCGGCCCGAACGGCGCCGGGAAGTCGACGACGATCAAGATGCTCACCGGCATCCTGACCCCGAGCGGCGGCCGGCTGCGGGTCGCGGGCATCGACCCCGCGCGGGAGCGCACCCGGCTGGCCCAGCGGATAGGGGTGGTGTTCGGCCAGCGGACGACCCTCTGGTGGGACCTGCCGCTGAAGGACTCGTACCGGCTGATGCACCGCATGTACCGCATCCCCGACGCCCGGTACGAGGAGAACCTGGCCCGCTGCGTGGACCTGCTGGACCTGGGGGACCTCCTCGACGTCCCCGTACGCCAGCTGTCCCTGGGCCAGCGGATGCGCGGCGACATCGCGGCGGCGCTGCTGCACGACCCGGAGGTGCTGTACCTGGACGAGCCGACGATCGGCCTGGACGTGGTGTCGAAGGCGAGGGTGCGGGAGTTCCTCCGGGAACTGAACGCGACGAGGGGCACCACGGTCCTCCTGACGACCCACGACCTCACGGACATCGAACAGCTCTGCTCGCGGGTGATGGTCATCGACCACGGGCGGCTGATGTACGACGGGGAGCTGGCCGGTCTGCACGCGGTGGGCGAGAGCGAGCGGCTCCTTGTGGTGGACCTGGAGCGGGAGCTGCCGCCGATCACGGACGTGCCGGGGGCCCGTTTCGTACGGTCGGAGGGCCCGCGCCAGTGGCTGGCGTTCGGGGCGACGGAATCGGCGGCACCCCTGGTGGCGGCGGTGGCGGCGAGATACCCCCTCCTCGACCTCTCGGTGCGGGAGCCGGACATCGAGGCGGTGATCGCGAAGATGTACGGGGGAACTCGGGACGAGCGCCGGGAGTCCCTGAAGTAG
- a CDS encoding helicase-related protein, which translates to MTHVAGRHAEHYRVRDEELLTGLRRELLGPSPDAPPDERDEVLLQDAPIDRYLTGVLYPRSSNAAAEDRMREDEEEHAGSDSAPMRSRDDVEESGTADEIGAAGSRRPSSMGLTFAVDPILSPTIMIQARAAVYEPTDADGSPVPARRAEARTTSDQQEQWRRKVLALPEIPVDVTSPNPALRVELGHGAALRVNVRRPDATTGTVTITVTLVNTQRIGEYDLQDAASLFQCGLTVRAADGSSAFVVRPAPVAAHDPEVATSRLLHRHAPTFAVGHGCAAAWDWAPPPIGMTESVDAAVPEVRSEFVPSVEVLLTDSNPEIDSSALSMLGLAEGSDADVLDALKALAAGYEHWIDRKEAEAAALAGTPHAKPALAQVESCREALGRIREGIELLGDEPDVMRAFRLANRAMAEQRARSAWVKAGRVGLPDPTAGSWRPFQIAFVLLCLAGIDDPGHHDRAVADLLWFPTGGGKTEAYLGLIAFTAFLRRIRRGTDGGGVTVLMRYTLRLLTLQQFERAAILVCAMEVLRRDLPDELGTEEFSIGMWVGRSATPNTLEEAEAKLAELRKDLDKRLATKNPVQLHACSWCGTRLDARDYEVEPDDRRMYVRCPGSGCDFSDGLPVHLIDEAVYDARPTLVIATVDKFASMPWRPATAALFNRDGQTDRTPPPELIVQDELHLISGPLGTLTGLYETAVDALADRPKVIASTATIRRAATQGLNLFDRDVRQFPPAGLDSRDSWFAVETPREDKASRRYVGLLAPATSQSTLLIRTYATLMHRAQQARTEDEVRDAYWSLVGYFNSLRLLSAAELQVHDDVVAYLELLAEREGVEVRSAVNYSELTSRVDASDIPTRLKGIEKKLPDADTVDVLLATNMIAVGVDVDRLGLMAVMGQPQTTAEYIQATSRVGRAHPGLVAVMLNATRSRDRSHYENFLHFHSALYREVESTSVTPFSSRARERGLHAVIVALARILIPEARPNDAAGRVESYEHRLRTEIKNVLVERVAHIDPEESRAVSRAFDEFVEWWCAEADVHGGLLFEPKRGDRTPSLLKSYDDESEGAEAWPTLWSLRDVDAESALFMEASR; encoded by the coding sequence ATGACGCACGTGGCAGGCCGTCACGCCGAGCACTACCGGGTCCGGGACGAGGAACTCCTGACGGGGCTGCGTCGTGAACTCCTCGGTCCCTCCCCCGACGCCCCGCCGGACGAGCGGGACGAGGTCCTCCTCCAGGACGCCCCGATCGACCGCTACCTCACCGGGGTCCTGTACCCGAGGTCCTCGAACGCCGCCGCTGAGGACCGGATGCGTGAGGACGAGGAGGAGCATGCCGGCTCGGACAGCGCACCGATGCGGTCCCGGGACGACGTGGAGGAGTCGGGCACCGCGGACGAGATCGGCGCCGCCGGGTCCCGCCGCCCGTCCTCGATGGGACTCACCTTCGCGGTCGATCCGATCCTGAGCCCCACGATCATGATCCAGGCCCGCGCCGCGGTCTACGAGCCCACCGACGCGGACGGTAGCCCCGTCCCGGCCCGCCGCGCCGAGGCCCGAACCACCTCCGACCAGCAGGAACAGTGGCGACGCAAGGTGCTCGCACTGCCGGAGATCCCGGTCGACGTGACCTCGCCGAACCCGGCTCTGCGGGTCGAGCTCGGCCACGGCGCGGCACTCCGCGTCAACGTCCGTCGCCCCGACGCGACCACCGGCACGGTCACGATCACGGTCACGCTGGTGAACACACAGCGCATCGGCGAGTACGACCTCCAGGACGCGGCATCGCTCTTCCAGTGCGGACTCACCGTCCGCGCGGCCGACGGCTCCAGCGCGTTCGTCGTGCGCCCGGCGCCGGTCGCCGCCCACGACCCCGAGGTCGCCACCAGCCGGTTGCTCCACCGCCACGCCCCGACCTTCGCCGTCGGTCACGGCTGCGCCGCCGCATGGGACTGGGCACCGCCACCGATCGGGATGACGGAGTCCGTGGACGCCGCCGTGCCCGAAGTGCGCAGCGAGTTCGTGCCCAGCGTCGAAGTGCTGCTCACCGACTCCAACCCGGAGATCGACAGCTCCGCCCTGTCCATGCTCGGTCTCGCCGAGGGCTCGGACGCCGACGTCCTGGATGCTCTGAAGGCGCTCGCCGCAGGCTACGAGCACTGGATCGACCGCAAGGAGGCGGAGGCAGCCGCCCTCGCCGGCACGCCTCACGCGAAGCCGGCCCTCGCCCAGGTCGAATCCTGTCGGGAAGCACTCGGAAGGATCCGGGAGGGCATCGAGCTCCTCGGCGACGAACCGGACGTGATGCGGGCCTTCAGGCTCGCGAACCGAGCCATGGCCGAACAGCGGGCCCGTAGCGCCTGGGTCAAGGCCGGCCGGGTCGGTCTCCCCGACCCGACCGCCGGCAGCTGGCGTCCCTTCCAGATCGCGTTCGTACTGCTCTGCCTCGCCGGCATCGACGATCCCGGGCACCACGACCGAGCCGTCGCGGACCTGCTGTGGTTCCCGACCGGTGGTGGCAAGACCGAGGCCTACCTCGGTCTGATCGCGTTCACCGCGTTCCTGCGTCGCATCCGGCGCGGCACGGACGGCGGCGGCGTCACCGTACTGATGCGCTACACGCTGCGGCTGCTCACGCTTCAGCAGTTCGAACGAGCCGCGATCCTGGTCTGCGCCATGGAGGTGCTGCGCCGAGACCTGCCCGACGAGCTGGGCACCGAGGAGTTCTCCATCGGGATGTGGGTGGGGCGCTCTGCCACGCCCAACACCCTCGAGGAGGCGGAGGCGAAACTCGCCGAACTCCGCAAGGACCTCGACAAACGCCTGGCCACCAAGAACCCGGTTCAACTGCATGCCTGCTCATGGTGCGGAACGCGCCTGGACGCCCGCGACTACGAGGTCGAGCCGGACGACAGGCGGATGTACGTCCGCTGCCCCGGCTCCGGCTGCGACTTCTCCGACGGTCTGCCGGTCCACCTGATCGACGAGGCCGTCTACGACGCCCGCCCGACCCTGGTGATCGCCACCGTCGACAAATTCGCCTCGATGCCGTGGCGTCCGGCCACCGCGGCTCTCTTCAATCGGGACGGGCAGACCGACCGCACTCCGCCCCCCGAACTGATCGTCCAGGACGAGCTCCACCTGATCTCGGGCCCGCTCGGGACGCTCACCGGCCTCTACGAGACCGCGGTGGACGCCCTCGCCGACAGGCCCAAGGTGATCGCCTCCACCGCGACCATCCGTCGAGCCGCGACGCAGGGCCTCAACCTCTTCGATCGTGACGTGCGCCAGTTCCCGCCCGCCGGCCTGGACTCCCGTGACTCGTGGTTCGCGGTGGAGACGCCACGCGAGGACAAGGCGAGCCGGCGCTACGTGGGTCTCCTCGCCCCCGCCACCAGCCAGTCCACCCTTCTCATCCGCACGTACGCCACCCTCATGCACCGTGCGCAGCAGGCGCGCACCGAGGACGAGGTCCGCGACGCCTACTGGAGCCTCGTCGGCTACTTCAACAGCCTTCGGCTGCTCTCCGCCGCGGAGCTCCAGGTCCATGACGACGTCGTCGCCTATCTGGAACTGCTCGCCGAGCGGGAAGGAGTGGAGGTCCGCTCCGCCGTCAACTACTCGGAACTGACGAGCCGGGTCGACGCCAGTGACATCCCCACCCGTCTCAAGGGCATCGAGAAGAAGCTCCCGGACGCGGACACCGTGGACGTCCTGCTCGCGACCAACATGATCGCGGTCGGCGTCGACGTGGACCGGCTTGGGCTGATGGCCGTGATGGGCCAGCCGCAGACCACGGCCGAGTACATCCAGGCCACCAGCCGTGTCGGCCGCGCCCATCCGGGCCTCGTCGCCGTCATGCTCAACGCGACACGGTCCCGGGACCGTTCGCACTACGAGAACTTCCTCCACTTCCACTCCGCCCTGTACAGGGAGGTGGAGTCCACGTCCGTCACTCCCTTCTCCTCCCGGGCACGCGAACGCGGGCTGCACGCCGTGATCGTCGCCCTCGCACGCATCCTCATTCCGGAGGCCCGTCCCAACGACGCCGCCGGGCGGGTCGAGTCCTACGAGCACAGGCTCCGTACGGAGATCAAGAACGTTCTCGTCGAGCGCGTCGCCCACATCGACCCGGAGGAGTCCCGGGCCGTCTCCCGCGCCTTCGACGAGTTCGTCGAGTGGTGGTGTGCAGAGGCCGACGTCCATGGCGGCCTGCTCTTCGAACCGAAGAGGGGCGACCGCACACCGTCTCTCCTGAAGTCGTACGACGACGAGTCCGAGGGCGCCGAGGCCTGGCCCACCCTGTGGAGCCTGCGCGATGTCGACGCCGAGTCCGCCCTGTTCATGGAGGCATCCCGATGA
- a CDS encoding DUF445 domain-containing protein, with amino-acid sequence MVSFSYTAADEEKSRGVRRMKTLATALLALVAVIYGLATWARNAGWGGWAGYVAAAAEAGMVGALADWFAVTALFRRPLGLPIPHTAIIPTKKDQLGASLGTFVGENFLSADVVRGRLAALGIGARLGAWLANPAHADRVTAELSTTLRGALTILRDADVQAVVGEAITRRAEAAEIAPGLGKTLEKVVADGAHRRAVDLICTRAHDWLVTHGDSVMDAVQGGAPGWTPRFVDRKIGERVYKELLRFITEMRDMPGHPARGAIDRFLADFAAELQADTDTRARVERLKADLLARPEVQDIIASAWSSVRSLIIAAAEDDRSQLRLRARASLISLGTRLSTDARLQGKVEGWAEDAAAYVVTTYRHEITSLITDTVAGWDATQTSRKIEANIGRDLQFIRINGTVVGALAGLLIYTVSHAVGG; translated from the coding sequence ATGGTGAGTTTCTCGTACACGGCGGCGGACGAGGAGAAGAGCAGAGGCGTCCGCCGCATGAAGACCCTGGCGACGGCGCTGCTGGCGCTGGTGGCCGTGATCTACGGCCTGGCGACGTGGGCGCGGAACGCCGGCTGGGGCGGGTGGGCGGGCTATGTCGCGGCGGCGGCGGAGGCGGGCATGGTCGGCGCGCTCGCGGACTGGTTCGCGGTGACGGCGCTGTTCCGGCGGCCGCTGGGCCTCCCCATCCCGCACACGGCGATCATCCCGACGAAGAAGGACCAGCTGGGAGCGTCGCTGGGCACGTTCGTGGGCGAGAACTTCCTGTCGGCGGATGTCGTACGGGGCAGGCTGGCGGCCCTGGGCATCGGCGCCCGGCTGGGGGCCTGGCTGGCGAACCCGGCCCACGCGGACCGGGTGACGGCAGAACTCTCGACGACGCTACGGGGCGCCCTGACCATCCTGCGGGACGCGGACGTCCAGGCGGTGGTGGGGGAGGCGATCACGCGCCGCGCGGAGGCGGCGGAGATCGCGCCGGGCCTGGGCAAGACCCTGGAGAAGGTGGTGGCGGACGGGGCGCACCGCCGGGCGGTGGACCTGATCTGCACCCGCGCGCACGACTGGCTGGTCACGCACGGGGACTCGGTGATGGACGCGGTGCAGGGCGGGGCACCGGGCTGGACGCCCCGCTTCGTGGACCGGAAGATCGGCGAACGCGTCTACAAGGAACTGCTCCGCTTCATCACGGAGATGCGGGACATGCCGGGCCACCCGGCGCGCGGCGCGATCGACCGCTTCCTCGCGGACTTCGCGGCGGAGCTCCAGGCCGACACGGACACACGGGCACGCGTGGAGCGCCTGAAGGCGGACCTCCTGGCCCGCCCGGAGGTCCAGGACATCATCGCCTCGGCCTGGTCCTCGGTCCGGTCCCTGATCATCGCAGCGGCCGAGGACGACCGCAGCCAGCTCCGCCTCCGCGCCCGCGCCTCCCTGATCTCCCTGGGCACGCGCCTGTCGACGGACGCCCGCCTGCAGGGAAAGGTGGAGGGCTGGGCGGAAGACGCCGCGGCCTACGTCGTCACGACCTACCGCCACGAGATCACGTCCCTGATCACCGACACGGTCGCCGGCTGGGACGCCACCCAGACCTCCCGCAAGATCGAGGCCAACATCGGCCGCGACCTCCAGTTCATCCGCATCAACGGCACGGTGGTCGGCGCCCTGGCGGGCCTGCTGATCTACACGGTGAGCCACGCGGTGGGGGGCTGA